TGGATCACGGTGGAGCTGGTGTCTGCCCGACGATGCGTGCCGGGCAGACCAGCAACGGTACCCCCACCACGACGTACGGCGCAGCCGAAGGGCGCACGGGGTCCCCCCGTGCGCCCTCCAGCTGTCGGGGGTGGCGTCAGCCGGTCGGCGTCCAGGCGCCGTCGTTGAGCAGCGACCAGCCCGGCGCGAGGCCGGCGTCACCGGACACCGCGGCCGCGTCGACGCTCGGCCGCGAGCCGAGGATGAAGTCGCCCACGGACGACTCGCGCAGGTAGTCCAGGCCGAAGGCCCGGGCCGCGAGGTCGGCGTCGCCGTTGCCCAGGGCGCAGGGGGCCAGGCCCATCGCGGTCGCGACGAGGTACATCGTCTGGTAGGCCACGCCCGTGTGACGCAGCGTGGTCGCGTAGGCGATGCTGCGGTACTTCCACGACACCCGCGCGAACCGCGCGGTCATCGTCACCAGCACGTCGGGCCGGGCCTCGAGACCCGTCGCCGCCGAGGCGACGTTGAGCATCAGCTCGGCGTCGCGGCCGAGGTCGCCGACGTGGACGAGGGCGTGGTCGACCGGGTCGTAGTAGTAGCGCCCCGGCTCCAGGCCGGCGCAGCGTCGTACGGTCAGGAACAGCTCGAGCTCGTAGGAGCCACCACCGCTCGGGTAGGGCCGCGAGACGCGCTCCTCCTCGGTCGGGTCGCTCGGCGCGTACGCCGCCCGGACGCGCGCGGTCCGGTAGAGGAACTCCCCCAGCTGCACCACGGTCATCGGCTCGTCGCCGTAGTCGCGGATCGAGCGCCGCGCCTCCAGCACCTCGGTGAGGGTGGGGTCGGCGGCCGAGGTGGCGGCGAGGTCCGGTCGCGTCAGCGGCACCCGCGCACCCTGCGGCACCGGACGGCGGGCGGGCAGCGGGTCGATCTCGCCGACATAGGGGTACGCCGCCCCGTGGACGGCGTCGAAGCGGCCCGAGCGCACCCGCGAGTGCATGAGCAGGTCGTGGAAGTCCCACTGGCGCAACGTCGGATCGGTCGCCGACGCGAACACCCCGTCGACATCCGCGCGCTCGACGACACCCGCTCCGACGAGATGAGCGAGCACCGCTCTCTCAACGCGATCGGTGCTCTCGTCGTCGATCAGCTCCGCGACCGGACGGGCCCGCCCCAGCAGCGGCACCAGCCGCGCGAGCACCCCGTCGCCGACCAGGAACCGGGTGGTGCCGAGCGGCGACTCCAGCACGAGGTCGTCGCCGTCGGTGCGCAGCAGCGCGAAGCGGCTCAGCCGTACGACGTCACCCGCGGCGACCGGGACCGGCGCGGGCCACGGGCCGCGGGCCGTCTGCTCGGCCGCCAGGACGACCTGCGCCGCACCG
The Nocardioides plantarum genome window above contains:
- a CDS encoding SagB/ThcOx family dehydrogenase, giving the protein MPSAPVTLAPPFPAPVTASVTVLRPGPAWRRGTVVRRLADGIAVGDETGTGSATVLRPLPAPLVDLLERMLAGPLDLEVVEEEIGPQGRTALELVLDRLGHRVARRWSDGAAQVVLAAEQTARGPWPAPVPVAAGDVVRLSRFALLRTDGDDLVLESPLGTTRFLVGDGVLARLVPLLGRARPVAELIDDESTDRVERAVLAHLVGAGVVERADVDGVFASATDPTLRQWDFHDLLMHSRVRSGRFDAVHGAAYPYVGEIDPLPARRPVPQGARVPLTRPDLAATSAADPTLTEVLEARRSIRDYGDEPMTVVQLGEFLYRTARVRAAYAPSDPTEEERVSRPYPSGGGSYELELFLTVRRCAGLEPGRYYYDPVDHALVHVGDLGRDAELMLNVASAATGLEARPDVLVTMTARFARVSWKYRSIAYATTLRHTGVAYQTMYLVATAMGLAPCALGNGDADLAARAFGLDYLRESSVGDFILGSRPSVDAAAVSGDAGLAPGWSLLNDGAWTPTG